One region of Lampris incognitus isolate fLamInc1 chromosome 4, fLamInc1.hap2, whole genome shotgun sequence genomic DNA includes:
- the LOC130111977 gene encoding secretory carrier-associated membrane protein 5-like → MADIGLSSVGSVDLKEQLVAEPNFPPLPGFLPLKPCFYQDFEEIPEQHRSLCKKMYHLWILNSATLVVNLVGCFVWMFGGGGVTNFGLAIIWLLMFTPCSYVCWFRPIYKAFKTDSSFNFMAFFFVFMAQVGISIIQSIGIPGWGVCGWLATISFFSYNILIALIMLVPTIMFTAVASLSFIALTKIHNLYRGSGGSMSKAQEEWATGAWKNPHVQAAAQQAAMGAAAGAMQDQYSSPQNNENQM, encoded by the exons ATGGCGGACATTGGTTTATCATCAGTGGGCAGTGTTGACCTTAAGGAACAACTCGTTGCAGAGCCCAACTTCCCCCCATTGCCTGGCTTCCTGCCCCTGAAGCCGTGTTTCTACCAGGACTTTGAGGAGATTCCCGAGCAGCACCGTTCTCTGTGCAAGAAAATGTACCACCTGTGGATCT TGAACAGTGCTACGCTTGTTGTGAATCTGGTTGGCTGCTTTGTGTGGATGTTTGGTGGAGGTGGCGTGACCAACTTTGGCTTGGCTATCATCTGGCTACTGATGTTCACTCCCTGCTCCTACGTCTGTTGGTTCAGACCCATCTACAAAGCCTTCAA GACTGACAGTTCCTTCAACTTCATGGCGTTCTTCTTCGTGTTCATGGCTCAAGTCGGCATCAGTATCATCCAGAGCATCGGCATCCCTGGATGGGGAGTATg TGGTTGGCTGGCCACCATCTCATTCTTCAGTTATAATATTTTGATAGCTTTGATCATGCTGGTCCCCACCATCATGTTCACTGCTGTGGCCTCGCTGTCCTTCATTGCCCTCACCAAG ATTCATAACTTGTACCGTGGTAGTGGCGGCAGCATGTCCAAGGCCCAGGAGGAATGGGCCACGGGAGCTTGGAAGAACCCTCATGTCCAGGCAGCCGCCCAGCAGGCCGCTATGGGGGCTGCCGCTGGAGCCATGCAGGATCAGTACTCGAGTCCGCAGAACAATGAAAACCAGATGTAG